The Terriglobales bacterium genome includes the window GCAATCACTACGTGGGGCGCACGTTCATCGAGCCGGAGCAGTCGGTGCGCGACTTCGGCGTCAAGCTCAAGCTCAACCCGGTGCGCAGCATCCTGGAAGGCAAGCGCGTGGTGCTCATCGACGACTCCATCGTGCGCGGCACCACCAGCCGGAAAATCGTCCGCATGGTCCGCGCCGCCGGCGCGCGCGAGGTGCACATGCGCGTTTCGTGCCCGCCTATCATCGGCTCCTGCTACTACGGCGTGGACACGCCCTCGCGCAAGCAGCTCATCGCCGCCAACAAATCGGTGGAAGAAATCCGCGAGTACATCGGCGCCGATTCGCTCGCCTACATCTCCGTGGAAGGCCTCAAGCAGGCCTGCGGTGAAGGCAAGGCGACCACCTACTGCACCGCCTGCTACACCGGAAATTACCCCACGCCGCTGATCGATGTGGAAGAGATCGTCCCGGCAGCAGCCAGGCACGAATAATCTCGTCTCCTCGATTCCTGCGCGCTCATTCTTGCCGCCTTGACATGTAGTTCAATTAGGTATATTTTTAACCTTACTGAAATCGGAGCGCCCATGACCCTCGACAACGAAATCTGGATTGCCACCGCTCTGCTCCACCGAGCGCATCCCTCGAGGGACGACTTCACCCTGCCGGAGATCCGCTCCAAGGTGATTGAATTGAATCCACGGCGCGCAGCCCAGCCAGGCCTCAACACTTATCTTTCGTCGCACTGTGTCGCGGGCAAGCCTCGCCAGCAGAACAGTATTGATGCACGCATCCTGGTCGAAACCGGAAGACCGCCGGCGCGCCGCCGCCTTTATCGCGATGGCGACCCATTCCATCCGAGCCGCTCTGCCGGAAAGACCCATCCGGCAAGAAGCGCCCTTCCAGTCGAATTTCGTTCGCTGCTCGACTGGTACGAGAACGTTTACTGCTTCCGGCCTCCGGCAGCCAAGCCCCAGCGTGAACGCATAGCCAGGCTTCGGGAACTGATCGGCTCTATCAACGGCGAGGATCTGGACCTGATGAAACGCGTCATCGAGGAAGGGTGTGAGCAGGTCGATGAAGACGAATGGCAGACTCGTGCTCGACACGAACGCGGCAATCGCCGCACTGGGTGACGACGCCGCTCTGCTCCGCGAGTTGGAACGATCTTCGGAGTGGCTGCTGCCAAGCGTCGTTCTGGGTGAACTGTTTTACGGCGCCTACGGGTCCACGCGGGTGCGGAGCAATCTCAGCCGCATCTCCGACTTTGTTGGACTCTGTACCGTGGTTGCGGTTGACCAGGACACAGCCCTGTTCTACGGCCGGCTGCGAACCGAGCTAAGGTTTGCCGGCCGCCCGATTCCCTCCAACGACGCATGGATAGCTTCCTTATGCCGCCAGCATTCGGTTCCGCTGCTCTCACGCGATCGTCACTTTGACGTGGTCGAGGGTCTGCAGGTCGTGAATTGGTAGACCTGCAGGAACTGTCCCGGCTCACGCCGCCTGGGTGTACCTGATCGCCCTGCCGCGTCGTTCCTTGTGCAACAACTCCGCCAGCAGCTCCCGCAGCACCGCTTCCCTCGCCTTGTCCAGGGGTAGCGGCGGGATCACGGTCAGGTTTCCCAGCTGCCGCGCCAGTTCGAAGTACGCCGCCCGGCAGTGGCGCATGAACTCCACCGGATACTCCGGCTTGCGTGCCACCGCCGCGTCGGGATCGGCGTCGAGCAGGTACGCGATGTCGGGCCGCGGTACGAACGCGTGCACGGCCCGCACAAAGAGCTGCGTGGCGCGGTTAGCAAGCGGCAGGTTGGCGAGCTCGTCGTAGATGTAGCGGTCCATCACCAGCGCGTTGCCGCGGCGGCGCTCACGCGCGACCACGAAATCCAGGTGAACAGCATCGAGCAGATACAGCAGGTGCCGCGCCAGCGTCAGGTACCAGTGGCGAACGTTCTTGTCGCGCCGCGCCACCGGCTTCCCCGGCTCGCCCACACCACGCTCGCTTCGATAGACCTTGTGAACAAAGCCCTCCCGCCAGCGCGCGCCCACTACCACGTGGTCCCAAAAGGCGCGCAACGTTGAACGATATCCCAGCAGGCCCAGTGCGGCGCGCAGGCCTTCAATCTGCGTGCTCTTACCCGAACCATCGAGGCCGGAAAAGGTGATGAGCATGGAAGAATCGCGCTGAAGCGCAGGTTTCACGTTTTTCCGTTCTGTGCCGTCGAGCGGCTCACCGCAGCAGCCTCAACTCCGTCGTAGTCCACGACCACGGGAAGACGGGAACACGTCTCCTTATCGCACGCCCGCTCCCGCATTCGGCGGCGTACTCGACGTTCCTCGCGACAAGCCGTAAACAATCCCCAGGGCGGCGCCAGCCGCTCCGATCAGTCCCAGCTTGATGAGCAGCGAACGTACCTGGCGCTGCTTGGCGGGCGCGATCGCCGTTCCCGCCGGACGCGACGCCGGTCCGCCGGCCGCGCGTCCTGACTCAGCCGCCGCCGTTCCCAGCGGCTCGCTGGAAGGCTGCGTTCCCTGCTGCGCCGGCTGTTGTTCCGCCGGCGGTTGCGCCGCAGGCTGCTGCGCCGGGTCACCGCTGGTCGCGGCCGCGGGTGCGGCCGGCTGCGTCGTGCTGGGCGCATCCGGCAGCGGCGATTGCGGTGCCGGGGCCTGCGCCGGCGTCTCGCCCTGAACTGGCGCCGGCGTCTGACCTTGGGCCGCCGCCGGCGCTTGGGTTTGATCTGGCGCCGCCGTCTGTTCTCCCGCGGGCGGCACTGGCTCCAGCGGCCCGGCGGAAGGATCAGGCATCACGCCCTGCCCCGGCGCCGGCTGCGTCTGACCCGGCACTTGTGCCGGCGGCTGCGCCGGCGCCGCAGCCCGCAGTGGTGCAGGCGTCTGCTGCGCCGCCTGCGCGATCGCCTGCGGCACACCGCAAACCGCCGCAATCAACGTCAGCGCCAGCGCGCGGCTGCGGATTGGAATCCTGTCTTTGTCGTGGACGTTCCAGGGGTTCATAACTTCTCCTTCAGGGTGGCGGCGTTGGCCAGGTAGCCGTGTGCGGGTTCCGGTTGCGGCCAGAGCGTGTCCACGTCGGCCTCGCGGTCGCGCAGATTGCGAAAGCGGTTCCTGGCGTAGCGCCACAGGTTCGCCAGGTTCGTCTCGTACCAGCACGACTCGGTCATGTGCGGCGAAAGCCCGCACAGCACGCGGAAGCGCCCCGCGAACACGTCGCGCGACGCCAGCAGCGCCGCCGCCAGCCGATGATTGCCTTCCAGGATCGTGAGCGGCCGCGCCTCATCCACGCCGATCAGGAGCACGCTGCTGTTGTCGTGCTCCAGCCGCAGCCGATAGCTGAGCGCCTGGATTTTGCTGACGAAGCTGCGCGTCCTGCCGTGAAAGCGCCCCCGGCGGA containing:
- a CDS encoding thymidylate kinase, coding for MKPALQRDSSMLITFSGLDGSGKSTQIEGLRAALGLLGYRSTLRAFWDHVVVGARWREGFVHKVYRSERGVGEPGKPVARRDKNVRHWYLTLARHLLYLLDAVHLDFVVARERRRGNALVMDRYIYDELANLPLANRATQLFVRAVHAFVPRPDIAYLLDADPDAAVARKPEYPVEFMRHCRAAYFELARQLGNLTVIPPLPLDKAREAVLRELLAELLHKERRGRAIRYTQAA
- a CDS encoding type II toxin-antitoxin system VapC family toxin: MLDTNAAIAALGDDAALLRELERSSEWLLPSVVLGELFYGAYGSTRVRSNLSRISDFVGLCTVVAVDQDTALFYGRLRTELRFAGRPIPSNDAWIASLCRQHSVPLLSRDRHFDVVEGLQVVNW